One segment of Chelmon rostratus isolate fCheRos1 chromosome 17, fCheRos1.pri, whole genome shotgun sequence DNA contains the following:
- the aatka gene encoding serine/threonine-protein kinase LMTK1 yields the protein MSWPGPALGVLPRLLQDLVGRQDRRCGVARVAQIFAFSSHFDTDGAPLSELSWPSSLAVVAVSFSGLFTFVFLMLACLCCKKGDIGFKEFENTEGEEYQADLSALASPSSQNGPEVYILPLTEVSLPVSRQPGRSIQLLKSSDLGRHSLLYLKEIGHGWFGKVLLGEVNAGLSTTQVVVKELKASASVQDQMQFLEEVQPYRTLQHPALLQCLAQCSEVTPYLLVMEFCPLGDLKSYLRSCRVADSETPDPLILQRMACDIASGLLHLHKYNFIHSDLALRNCLLTSEMSVKIGDYGLSHSRYKDDYYVTQDQIWVPLRWIAPELIDEVHGNLLVVDQTKSSNIWSLGVTVWELFELGNQPYRHYSDRQVLTYAVKEQQLKLPKPQLQFPMVERWYEVMQFCWLQPELRPSSEEVHLLVTYLCAKGSSEAEEDFEQRWNALRPNLLGSTTHTATSTALTVELASSASSSFPLLEHFSDSFHSDTGDDLLTVTETSQGLNFEYKWEQARAEQPYCSSSTSGPLGQGNPHYQDIYYSSKGSTSGGCKTDSLTSGTSPSYYEPEHPGVVPVLSAHSPSVSSEYYIRIEEPVECNINLDDSLVDYSPGLEASSSRLSSESRTGSSMAQPSAYWATADNTKSTAYDSDSSPTVQLTMEPLLRQASSTSPVELGHSHNCFSSSHDDTVYCEQSSAYKTHHQSCLSRLDTSPESKTNLVHPVGRLDNPRSLSQAVSSPSLGFCDPYLEASTGRSTINESCHNMMGPLRKTLPIVNHITIDVGTDDGLLVGQRGSEDIEDDLFSEGEATNWTSNRSANNNSLSFDSRHTGSGHDSYLDLQYTNHSNTTELWSLTKATTRTFHSSRSSGTLEAEGGDSGCNAASKPFEIGSYIHLYHKEREGSDTQGERKLAAENQRSIDSLISSSINARGAEDGKIEGKYEQLLLNGERLYSEPKMIPEASFIKSPSSFKEPQTGQTAALSVNQRGNIWEGVSAGISVGLGDKRLNYAETSESRRALDCGVGVRNSSIGLVELGDYSEDDDEDITDITSGIFADFNLDYAEVEEEELSPLKNPERTPDSVDTMNLSSSMASTCDQAFSPDPFNTPVLPKSLDSGYDTENNESPEFIFKELGDPRGGERSPRLGGQAEVVLQVGLGQGVCTSTSTSELQLKGLTDKNPYRDSAYFSDYDAENEKSPQEEGTKFYAGPRNVTAEKLSCIRDDDSVKRQFNNEDHLTNLRHIKSSVLVNLSEADPSSPHPLPTPGLSMLSPFPPQMGGCLTKESAPADDDLGLETEHSGEEPSSELSSSIGSVPSSTVQEASGNHEEGNRGAEDCSPFQSLHSDSTITDYRDEAPKENENSDGSTEEEELPEFNHVKEETEDRREAVRINEEDFEDIDAEECDSQDSLCEESNGPVDLSSSSSLLELCGEEVRAPLEEAEDEDDSEDSESDEELRTYNIQDEDSEESEEDFTAVPVVVGDCSRAGHLRSLLKMPTLLTQSFCDELERKKKAVSFFDDVTVFLFDQESPTGELADYAFSVGESSEQESSEGKTSDQQLQPDPELEAELEAQSCETFCVSEETDGNNSEEGGGYEWKDDLSFEPRPSSPDTIPEPQSSPTSTSNSPEAPKPAAVVLNRFMVSRFSITHVSDPHMGSATGNSEDSPRD from the exons GAggtctccctgcctgtctccaGACAGCCTGGCAGATCCA TCCAGCTGCTGAAATCATCAGACCTTGGTCGCCATAGTCTACTATATCTAAAGGAGATTGGACATGGCTGGTTTGGCAAG GTTCTGCTGGGCGAGGTCAACGCAGGCCTCAGCACCACCCAGGTGGTGGTAAAAGAGCTGAAGGCCAGTGCCAGTGTCCAGGATCAGATGCAGTTCCTGGAGGAGGTGCAGCCATACCG AACGCTCCAGCACCCTGCCCTCCTGCAGTGCCTGGCACAGTGCTCAGAGGTCACTCCTTATCTGCTGGTCATGGAGTTTTGCCCTCTG gGTGATCTCAAGAGCTACCTGCGCAGTTGTCGGGTGGCTGATTCCGAGACTCCTGACCCTTTGATCCTCCAGCGAATGGCCTGTGACATTGCCTCAGGGCTTCTGCACCTCCACAAATACAACTTTATACACAG TGACCTGGCCTTGCGAAACTGCCTGCTAACTTCAGAAATGTCAGTTAAGATCGGAGACTATGGGCTCTCTCACAGCCGATACAAG GATGACTACTATGTAACACAAGACCAGATTTGGGTGCCCCTGCGCTGGATTGCACCTGAGCTTATAGACGAGGTCCACGGAAACCTGCTTGTCGTGGACCAAACAAAATCCAGCAACATATG GTCACTGGGGGTGACTGTGTGGGAGCTGTTTGAGCTGGGAAACCAGCCGTACAGACACTACTCTGACAGACAGGTGCTGACATATGCTGTGAAGGAACAGCAGCTCAAACTGCCCAAACCTCAGCTCCAATTCCCAATGGTTGAGCGCTG GTATGAGGTGATGCAGTTCTGCTGGCTGCAGCCCGAGCTGAGACCCAGCAGTGAGGAAGTACACCTCCTGGTCACATACTTGTGTGCCAAAGGCTCCAGTGAGGCTGAAGAAGACTTTGAACAACGCTGGAATGCCTTGAGACCCAACCTCCTCGGTAGCACCACCCACACAGCGACATCCACAGCCCTG ACAGTGGAGCTGGCCTCCTCTGCCTCgtcctccttccccctcctgGAGCACTTCTCTGACAGCTTCCACTCTGACACAGGGGACGACCTACTCACTGTCACAGAGACCAGCCAAGGTCTCAACTTTGAGTACAAATGGGAGCAAGCCAGAGCTGAGCAGCCATACTGCTCGTCCTCTACCAGTGGGCCACTGGGCCAGGGGAACCCACATTACCAGGACATCTACTATTCAAGTAAAGGAAGCACCTCAGGGGGCTGCAAGACTGACAGTCTGACCTCAGGTACATCCCCATCCTACTATGAACCTGAACATCCAGGTGTGGTCCCAGTTTTAAGTGCCCACAGCCCCTCTGTCAGCAGCGAGTACTACATTCGCATAGAAGAACCAGTAGAGTGTAACATTAACTTGGATGACTCCTTGGTGGACTACAGCCCAGGATTggaggccagcagcagcaggttgtccTCTGAGAGTCGGACTGGTTCATCCATGGCACAGCCCAGCGCTTACTGGGCAACCGCTGACAACACCAAGTCTACAGCCTATGACTCTGATTCAAGCCCCACTGTCCAACTCACCATGGAACCACTGCTAAGACAGGCATCCAGCACCAGTCCTGTAGAGTTAGGCCATTCCCACAACTGCTTCTCATCCAGTCATGATGACACAGTCTACTGTGAACAGTCATCAGCATACAAGACACACCACCAATCATGTCTGTCTAGACTGGATACATCGCCAGAGTCCAAAACAAACCTTGTCCATCCAGTAGGGCGTTTAGACAACCCACGCAGTTTGTCACAAGCAGTGAGCAGCCCCAGCTTAGGATTCTGCGATCCCTACCTTGAAGCGAGCACAGGTCGTAGCACGATAAATGAAAGCTGCCATAATATGATGGGTCCCCTCAGAAAGACACTACCCATTGTTAACCACATTACCATTGATGTAGGGACAGACGACGGCCTGCTGGTGGGCCAGCGGGGAAGTGAAGACATTGAGGATGACCTTTTCTCTGAAGGAGAGGCCACTAACTGGACCTCAAACCGTTCCGCAAATAATAATAGCCTGAGCTTTGACAGCAGGCATACAGGCAGCGGGCATGACAGCTATCTGGATCTTCAATATACCAATCACTCTAACACAACAGAATTATGGTCATTAACCAAGGCCACCACCAGAACCTTCCACAGCTCCCGGTCTTCTGGCACCTTagaggctgaaggaggagaCTCTGGTTGTAACGCTGCTAGCAAGCCCTTTGAAATAGGTTCATACATTCACTTATATcataaagaaagagagggatcTGACACTCAAGGAGAAAGGAAGTTAGCTGCAGAAAATCAAAGAAGTATTGATTCTCTTATCAGCTCAAGTATTAAtgccagaggagcagaggatgGGAAAATAGAGGGAAAATATGAGCAATTGTTGCTTAATGGAGAGAGACTGTACTCTGAGCCTAAGATGATACCTGAGGCAAGCTTTATAAAGTCCCCATCCTCTTTCAAGGAGCCTCAGACAGGTCAAACAGCAGCCTTGTCTGTGAATCAGAGAGGTAACATCTGGGAGGGGGTTTCAGCAGGAATCTCTGTTGGTCTGGGGGACAAGAGGCTTAACTATGCAGAGACATCAGAAAGCAGAAGAGCATTGGACTGTGGAGTGGGGGTCAGAAACTCAAGCATTGGCCTGGTTGAGCTTGGTGACTacagtgaggatgatgatgaagacatcACAGATATAACATCAGGGATCTTTGCAGACTTCAACCTGGACTAtgctgaggtggaggaggaagagctaAGCCCACTGAAGAATCCAGAGAGGACTCCTGATTCTGTAGACACCATGAACCTGTCCTCATCGATGGCAAGCACGTGTGATCAGGCCTTCAGTCCAGATCCCTTCAATACCCCTGTCCTACCCAAATCCTTGGACAGTGGCTATGACACAGAGAACAACGAATCTCCAGAGTTTATCTTCAAAGAGCTTGGAGACCCCCGAGGTGGTGAGAGGAGCCCGAGGCTGGGTGGACAAGCTGAAGTAGTTCTGCAGGTGGGTTTAGGCCAAGGGGTCTGCACTTCCACAAGCACCTCAGAGCTACAGTTAAAGGGCCTGACTGATAAAAACCCATACAGGGACTCAGCCTATTTCTCTGACTATGATGCTGAAAATGAGAAGAGCCCTCAAGAGGAAGGCACCAAGTTTTATGCAGGTCCGAGGAACGTCACTGCTGAGAAATTAAGCTGTATCAGAGATGATGACTCTGTCAAAAGACAGTTCAACAATGAAGATCATTTAACAAATCTGAGACACATCAAAAGTTCTGTTTTGGTGAATCTCTCAGAGGCTGACCCTAGTTCACCCCATCCCCTTCCTACCCCTGGGTTGTCCATGCTGTCACCCTTTCCTCCGCAGATGGGCGGCTGCCTGACCAAAGAGTCTGCCCCTGCTGATGACGATCTCGGGTTGGAGACAGAACACTCAGGAGAGGAGCCTTCCTCTGAGCTTAGCTCCTCCATTGGGTCTGTACCCTCTTCCACTGTCCAGGAGGCCTCAGGTAACCATGAGGAGGGGAACAGGGGCGCAGAAGATTGCTCCCCATTCCAGTCTTTGCATTCTGACTCCACCATAACTGACTACAGAGACGAGGCacccaaagaaaatgaaaacagtgatggaTCCACCGAGGAGGAAGAGCTGCCCGAATTCAATCATGTCAAGGAAGAGACGGAGGACAGAAGGGAGGCTGTGAGAATAAATGAGGAAGATTTTGAGGACATAGATGCAGAGGAATGTGACTCACAGGACAGTTTATGTGAAGAATCCAACGGTCCCGTTGACCTGTCTTCTTCCTCGTCGTTGTTGGAGCTCTGCGGAGAAGAAGTGAGAGCTCCcctggaggaggcggaggatgAAGATGACTCAGAAGACAGCGAGTCTGATGAAGAGTTGAGGACCTACAACATCCAAGATGAAGACAGcgaggagagtgaggaggatTTCACCGCAGTGCCAGTGGTAGTAGGCGACTGCAGCAGGGCTGGACACCTCCGCAGCCTCCTGAAGATGCCCACCCTGCTCACTCAGTCCTTCTGCGatgagctggagaggaagaaaaaagctgtgTCCTTTTTTGATGATGTTACGGTGTTCCTTTTTGACCAG GAGAGCCCCACAGGAGAGCTGGCTGACTATGCCTTCTCCGTAGGAGAGTCCAGTGAGCAGGAATCCTCAGAGGGAAAAACCTCTGACCAACAGCTGCAACCTGACCCTGAACTTGAAGCTGAACTTGAAGCTCAATCCTGCGAAACATTCTGCGTTTCTGAAGAAACAGACGGGAACAACTCAGAAGAGG gTGGGGGCTATGAATGGAAAGATGACCTCTCGTTTGAGCCCCGCCCGTCCTCACCTGACACCATCCCAGAGCCCCAGTCCTCACCTACATCCACCTCCAACAGTCCCGAGGCTCCTAAACCTGCAGCTGTAGTACTTAACCGTTTTATGGTCTCACGATTCTCTATCACACATGTCTCCGACCCCCACATGGGTTCAGCAACAG GGAACAGTGAAGATAGCCCAAGAGACTGA